The genomic window TTAGCATTCAAAACGGATTCTCTATATTTTTTTATTTATGTTGCGCGAAGTCGGGAGACTTTGCCTTTAGATTTACATTTTAGAAAATAACTATTATCTTGTTAATAAAAAAGAATGGGGTGAACTTTAGACTTTGCTAGCTACAGAACTATGTTGCGTATTAGTCCCCATTCTTTTATTTCGATTACAAAAGGACCAAATAGAATTTCAATCAGCCTCATTAAAGGTTTTAGTCAATGTAATCATTTTATTAACTTAATAACAAAAGTATGAAAATTAAAGAAACAATTGGCATTGATGTTAGCAAGCTTACTATTGATGTGACCGTCCATTCAAACAAGGCTTATTGTAAGTTTGAAAACACAGTAAAAGATTTTAAAAAAATGGTGAACTGGGTATTTAAACAAAGTCCTTTCAGTCCTGAAAATGTATTATTTGTCTTTGAACATACCGGACTTTATTCTCACAGATTAGCTGTTTATTTAACCAAGGAGAATATTTCTTTTTCGATGGTCCCTGGTCTTGAAATAAAACGTTCTTTAGGAATTGTAAGAGGAAAAGATGACAGGGTTGACTCTCGCTCAATAGCCCGATATGGATATAGATTGAGAGATGAAATAAGTCCCTGTAAATTACCCTCAAAAGAATTAAAATCACTGAAAACACTTTTAGCATTAAGAGAAACAAAAGTAAAACAAAGGTCTGGTGATAAAGCTTTACTGAAGGAATACAAGTTAGTTTACATCAGAAAAGACAACGAAATTGTATTTAAAATTTTAGAAAAAAGCATTAAAAGTTTATCCAAATATATTTCTGAAATAGAGCAAGAAATGGACAAAGTTGTTAAAAGTGATCAAGGGTTGAAAAACCAATATGAATTAGTAACAAGTATCAAGGGAGTCGGCCCACAGATAGCACTTTATACCATTGTTTTAACAGAAGGATTTACAAAATTTAAAACACACAGACAATTTGCTTCCTACTGCGGAGTAGCTCCATTTCCAAACGTTTCAGGAACCAGTATCAGAGGGAAAACAAAAGTGAGCAACCTAGCCAACAAAAAGATGAAAAGCTTGTTGGATTTAGGGGCTAAAGGATCCCTGCAATATAACTTAGAAATAAAAACCTTTTATGAAAGAAGATTAGAGCTTGGTAAAAGCAAAATGAGTACTATTAACATAATTAGAAATAAGCTAATAGCTAG from Formosa sp. Hel1_33_131 includes these protein-coding regions:
- a CDS encoding IS110 family transposase — protein: MKIKETIGIDVSKLTIDVTVHSNKAYCKFENTVKDFKKMVNWVFKQSPFSPENVLFVFEHTGLYSHRLAVYLTKENISFSMVPGLEIKRSLGIVRGKDDRVDSRSIARYGYRLRDEISPCKLPSKELKSLKTLLALRETKVKQRSGDKALLKEYKLVYIRKDNEIVFKILEKSIKSLSKYISEIEQEMDKVVKSDQGLKNQYELVTSIKGVGPQIALYTIVLTEGFTKFKTHRQFASYCGVAPFPNVSGTSIRGKTKVSNLANKKMKSLLDLGAKGSLQYNLEIKTFYERRLELGKSKMSTINIIRNKLIARMFAVIKRNSPYVDFMKYAA